In Paraburkholderia terrae, the following proteins share a genomic window:
- a CDS encoding 3-(methylthio)propionyl-CoA ligase, with the protein MTTPLRGQMMDVPLTVSSLLAHASRFFGTTEIVSKRIEGDVHRYTYRDCEKRAKQLAQGLIALGVEAGDRIGTLAWNGYRHLETYYGTTGFGAVCHTINPRLFPEQIAYIVNHADDRYVMFDATFAALVDVLAPQCPNVQGWIALADDAHLPRLATPVIGYEALVCAQDGDFDWPVLDERLASYLCYTSGTTGNPKGALYSHRSTVLHAYGVSLPNASGLSARDCALPVVPMFHVNAWGIPHAAPLTGAKLVLPGKDLDGKSLYELMEAEHVTYSAGVPTAWLGLLNYVREAGLRFGSLERTVIGGSACPPALLRMFRDDYGVQAIHGWGMTEMSPLGTVSRLNREQTMRSPDEQRRLLEKQGHVIYGVDMKVVGDGGRELPWDGVAFGDLHVRGPWVIDGYFRSDVSPLIDGWFPTGDVATIDHDGFMRITDRSKDLIKSGGEWISSIEIENLAVAHPAVAEAACIACAHPNWKERPLLVVVKRPNADVTPDELLGFYEGKVAKWWIPDDVVFVDELPHTATGKVNKLRLREQFRDHILPSARNTENCPLADRGIAGSGSTPVPE; encoded by the coding sequence ATGACGACACCGCTGCGTGGACAAATGATGGACGTGCCGTTGACGGTTTCTTCGTTGCTCGCGCATGCCTCACGCTTTTTCGGCACGACAGAAATCGTGTCAAAACGCATCGAGGGCGACGTGCATCGCTACACGTATCGCGACTGCGAGAAGCGCGCGAAGCAGCTCGCGCAGGGGCTGATCGCGCTAGGCGTCGAAGCAGGCGACAGGATCGGCACGCTCGCATGGAACGGCTACCGGCATCTGGAGACGTACTACGGCACGACTGGTTTCGGCGCCGTGTGTCACACGATCAATCCACGGCTTTTTCCCGAGCAGATCGCCTATATCGTCAATCACGCCGACGACCGCTATGTGATGTTCGACGCCACCTTTGCCGCGCTCGTCGACGTGCTCGCGCCCCAATGCCCGAACGTGCAAGGCTGGATCGCGCTCGCCGACGACGCGCATCTGCCCCGGTTGGCCACGCCGGTCATTGGCTACGAGGCGCTCGTGTGCGCACAGGACGGTGACTTCGATTGGCCGGTACTCGACGAACGGCTCGCGTCCTATCTCTGCTACACGTCGGGCACGACGGGCAATCCGAAGGGCGCGCTGTACTCGCACCGCTCGACCGTGCTGCATGCGTACGGCGTGTCGCTGCCCAACGCCTCAGGCCTGTCCGCGCGCGATTGCGCGCTGCCGGTTGTCCCGATGTTCCATGTGAACGCGTGGGGCATTCCCCATGCCGCGCCGCTGACGGGTGCGAAGCTCGTGCTTCCAGGCAAGGATCTGGACGGCAAGTCGCTCTATGAGCTGATGGAGGCCGAGCACGTGACCTATTCGGCGGGTGTGCCGACCGCGTGGCTCGGACTGCTGAACTACGTGCGCGAAGCTGGCTTGCGCTTTGGGTCGCTGGAGCGCACGGTGATTGGCGGATCGGCGTGCCCGCCTGCACTGCTCAGGATGTTCAGGGACGACTATGGGGTCCAGGCCATCCATGGGTGGGGCATGACGGAGATGTCGCCGCTCGGTACCGTGTCAAGACTCAACCGGGAGCAGACGATGCGCTCGCCGGACGAGCAGCGCAGGCTGCTTGAGAAGCAGGGACATGTGATTTACGGCGTCGACATGAAAGTCGTTGGCGACGGGGGGCGCGAACTGCCGTGGGACGGCGTTGCGTTCGGCGACCTGCACGTGCGCGGGCCATGGGTTATCGACGGTTATTTCCGCAGCGATGTGTCGCCGCTTATCGACGGCTGGTTTCCGACGGGTGACGTTGCAACTATCGATCATGACGGCTTCATGCGCATCACTGATCGCAGCAAGGATCTGATCAAGTCCGGCGGCGAATGGATCAGTTCGATCGAGATAGAGAACCTGGCGGTCGCGCATCCCGCGGTGGCGGAAGCAGCGTGTATTGCCTGCGCGCATCCGAACTGGAAAGAGCGGCCGCTGCTGGTGGTCGTAAAGCGCCCCAATGCCGACGTGACCCCAGATGAGTTGCTTGGATTCTACGAAGGCAAGGTCGCCAAGTGGTGGATCCCAGATGATGTCGTCTTCGTCGACGAGCTTCCTCACACTGCGACTGGGAAGGTGAATAAGCTGAGGCTACGCGAGCAGTTCCGCGATCACATATTGCCGTCGGCTCGCAATACCGAGAACTGTCCACTTGCCGATCGGGGAATCGCGGGCTCCGGGTCAACGCCTGTGCCCGAATGA
- a CDS encoding DUF2846 domain-containing protein: MQFKHTFIALSCASLLALGGCTSVPMGDPQRDAALKTFNAPQDKAAVYVYRNESMGGAVKMDVSLDGKPIGKTAARTYLYEEVAPGHHQLLSEAENNSTLDFDVVAGKAYYVWQEVKMGIMYARNKLQLVDDQTGQAGVKESKLTVPATASQ, translated from the coding sequence ATGCAGTTTAAGCATACCTTCATCGCGCTGTCGTGTGCGTCACTTCTCGCTTTGGGCGGTTGCACGTCCGTGCCAATGGGAGATCCGCAGCGGGATGCCGCGCTGAAGACGTTCAACGCGCCGCAGGACAAAGCAGCGGTTTACGTCTATCGAAACGAGAGCATGGGGGGCGCCGTCAAGATGGATGTCTCGCTCGATGGCAAGCCGATCGGCAAGACGGCTGCCAGGACTTACCTTTATGAAGAGGTTGCACCGGGCCATCATCAGTTGCTTTCTGAGGCCGAGAACAATTCTACGCTGGACTTCGACGTGGTTGCCGGTAAGGCCTATTACGTCTGGCAGGAGGTCAAGATGGGCATCATGTATGCGCGCAATAAGCTCCAACTCGTGGACGATCAAACCGGACAGGCTGGAGTGAAGGAGTCAAAGCTGACTGTTCCGGCGACCGCGTCACAATAG
- a CDS encoding DUF4148 domain-containing protein codes for MKTLAYLLLAIGAFASPVVSFAQSTEPLTRAQVRAELIRLEEAGYHVGSGDHTTYPAGIQAAESKIAAQDSQQTANAVGGTTLNGTSAAGSDSHLPHPSPSSCVGPASYCNLFFGN; via the coding sequence ATGAAAACGCTTGCATACCTTCTCCTCGCCATCGGTGCATTCGCCAGCCCGGTCGTCAGCTTCGCTCAGAGCACCGAACCCCTCACTCGCGCGCAAGTGCGCGCGGAACTGATCCGTCTCGAGGAGGCCGGATATCATGTCGGCAGCGGCGACCACACAACATATCCCGCAGGGATTCAGGCAGCTGAATCAAAGATCGCCGCACAGGACAGCCAGCAGACGGCCAACGCCGTTGGCGGCACGACGCTCAACGGCACTTCAGCCGCCGGCAGTGACTCACATCTGCCGCACCCCTCGCCATCGTCGTGCGTCGGCCCCGCAAGTTACTGCAACCTTTTCTTCGGTAACTAA
- a CDS encoding ATP-binding response regulator — translation MAVPMATYLLKKTMALPKYAGVNAIERMHWEWTALVILTSCWWAAGSFGLIPPDFSNHAPYIKLARFGFFEYTLISHAFTLLLLAPSLRAALGSLVPGSMPFLFSIVPPLFVYRPWMLVFYTAQLIGFCFIAWLIFHNQKRACVKGVILDEARSRAEAAKAEKNQLIAAISHDLRQPLTTLGLKLNYLGRNIESARLAEDVSIAQRQVDAMEDMINGALDICRLEAGTWNVEIQDVVLPSLLLDIVVDMQPLADAKGLKLGLHSRPCLVRTDRHALDRIVRNMVINAVRYTPSEQVGKKGHVLVSCQRSGNHVKISVWDNGIGIPEDRQADIFKSYVQVDNPERNREKGFGLGLSIVQGLANLLGHKLDVESTPGRGSRFSVTVPFIGLVPPELHEVQTVESDDPDLTNMVVVIIEDDSDLRIEISMRLIERGCYVVAGESSHDVITQLRIEALASGPHFILSDYRLEHEDGVAAIAAVRTAIDASIPAILWSGDTSSAVLKKVAASGMQLLSKPVSEQTLLTILAKHNPQISSEGG, via the coding sequence ATGGCCGTTCCCATGGCAACATACTTACTGAAAAAGACAATGGCGCTCCCGAAGTACGCCGGCGTCAACGCGATCGAACGGATGCACTGGGAATGGACTGCACTGGTCATACTGACATCGTGCTGGTGGGCGGCAGGTAGCTTCGGATTAATCCCACCCGACTTCTCGAACCATGCTCCTTACATAAAATTGGCCAGATTTGGTTTCTTCGAGTATACGTTGATCAGCCATGCATTTACTTTGCTGCTGCTCGCACCTAGTCTCCGCGCGGCTTTGGGCTCACTCGTGCCCGGCTCAATGCCATTCTTGTTTAGTATCGTACCGCCGCTATTTGTTTATCGACCATGGATGCTTGTCTTTTATACGGCTCAGCTCATTGGCTTTTGTTTCATCGCATGGCTTATTTTCCATAATCAGAAACGCGCATGCGTAAAGGGGGTCATTCTTGATGAGGCGAGATCGCGGGCTGAAGCGGCAAAGGCGGAAAAGAACCAGCTTATCGCCGCGATAAGCCATGACTTGCGTCAGCCGCTCACCACGCTCGGCCTGAAGTTGAATTATCTCGGGCGAAACATTGAATCGGCCCGGCTGGCCGAGGACGTCTCGATTGCACAAAGACAGGTGGATGCGATGGAGGATATGATCAACGGTGCACTGGACATCTGCCGCCTCGAAGCGGGCACCTGGAATGTAGAAATTCAGGACGTGGTGCTACCTTCCCTTTTACTCGACATCGTTGTGGATATGCAGCCGCTGGCCGATGCCAAGGGGTTGAAGTTAGGACTCCATAGCCGCCCCTGTCTGGTCCGTACGGATCGACATGCACTGGACAGGATCGTCCGGAATATGGTGATCAATGCGGTCCGCTACACGCCTTCCGAACAGGTAGGAAAGAAAGGACATGTTCTGGTGAGCTGCCAAAGGAGCGGCAACCACGTGAAGATAAGCGTGTGGGACAACGGGATCGGTATCCCTGAAGACAGACAGGCGGATATCTTCAAAAGCTATGTACAGGTCGACAACCCCGAGAGAAATCGTGAGAAAGGATTCGGGTTAGGCCTGTCGATTGTCCAGGGTCTCGCGAATCTTCTTGGTCACAAACTGGACGTGGAATCGACACCAGGGCGGGGATCGCGTTTTTCCGTCACCGTCCCCTTCATAGGGCTCGTACCGCCAGAATTGCACGAGGTTCAAACGGTTGAAAGCGACGACCCGGACCTGACCAATATGGTCGTGGTGATCATCGAGGACGATAGCGATTTGAGAATCGAAATATCGATGCGCCTGATCGAGCGGGGATGTTATGTCGTGGCTGGCGAATCATCGCACGACGTCATCACGCAGTTGCGCATTGAGGCTTTGGCAAGTGGCCCGCACTTCATCCTCTCCGACTACCGGCTGGAACACGAGGACGGTGTTGCTGCAATCGCGGCAGTCCGTACCGCTATCGACGCATCGATTCCTGCGATCCTGTGGTCGGGGGACACCTCGTCAGCGGTGCTCAAAAAAGTCGCCGCCAGTGGCATGCAGCTTTTGTCGAAGCCGGTTTCGGAGCAGACCTTGTTGACCATACTTGCAAAACATAACCCGCAGATATCATCCGAAGGCGGATGA
- a CDS encoding ATP-binding response regulator: protein MRSCAQKRRDSDADGTTGGSRSPGISETIQTTGRRRLTEFVNLFLGPVAALSAEQDLLVKRELLRSLSRRAAYWIALLLVGGSFWFVFGLWDPNFRFVSLFRTVWIFGLWSIVAPMAAYLLNKTMALAKHAGVNAIEQMNWEWTALVTLTSFWWAAASFGLVPPNYTHPPLHGYYFKLNGYNFVELTIISYAFALLLLAPSLRATLGSLMFGVIPFGFSVAPIFFTKRPGMFDWYAALLVGYFFMAWFICNDQKRSCVNEVILEEARSQAEAAIAEKNQFIAAISHDLRQPLTTLGLKLNYLGRNVESARLAEDVSIAQRQVAAMEGMINGALDISRLESGTWNVEIQDVVLPSLLLDIVVDMQPLADAKGLKLGFHSRPCLVRTDRHALDRIVRNMVINAVRYTPSEQGGKKGHVLVSCQRRGNHMKISVWDNGIGIPEDRQADIFKSYVQVDNPERNREKGFGLGLSIVQGLANLLGHKLDVDSTPGRGSRFSVTVPFIGLVPPELHEVQTAESDDPDLTNMVVVIIEDDSDLRIEISMRLIERGCYVVAGESSHDVITQLRIEALASDPHFILSDYRLEHENGIAAIAAVRTAIDSSIPAILWSGDTSSVVLKKVAASGMQFLSKPVSERSLLTILAKHKPKALTEHG from the coding sequence ATGAGGTCCTGTGCTCAAAAACGACGTGATTCTGACGCGGACGGAACGACTGGGGGCAGCAGATCACCGGGTATTAGTGAAACGATTCAGACAACCGGGCGCCGCCGACTCACTGAATTTGTGAATCTTTTTCTTGGACCGGTTGCCGCACTGAGTGCCGAGCAAGATCTCCTCGTCAAACGCGAGTTGTTACGTTCACTTTCACGTCGAGCGGCATATTGGATCGCGCTACTGTTGGTTGGAGGTTCGTTCTGGTTCGTATTTGGATTGTGGGATCCGAACTTCAGATTTGTATCTCTCTTCCGTACCGTCTGGATCTTCGGACTGTGGTCCATCGTCGCTCCGATGGCAGCATACCTGCTGAATAAGACAATGGCGCTCGCAAAGCACGCTGGCGTCAACGCGATCGAACAGATGAACTGGGAATGGACTGCACTGGTCACGCTTACATCGTTTTGGTGGGCGGCGGCCAGCTTTGGGCTAGTCCCACCCAACTACACGCACCCGCCCCTCCATGGTTATTATTTTAAATTGAATGGATATAACTTCGTCGAACTCACAATTATCAGCTATGCATTTGCTTTGTTACTGCTAGCACCCAGTCTTAGAGCTACCTTAGGTTCACTCATGTTCGGCGTTATCCCGTTCGGGTTCAGCGTGGCACCGATTTTTTTTACTAAACGGCCGGGAATGTTTGACTGGTATGCGGCTCTGCTAGTTGGATATTTCTTCATGGCATGGTTTATTTGCAACGATCAGAAGCGCTCATGTGTAAACGAGGTAATTCTCGAAGAAGCGCGATCTCAGGCTGAAGCGGCAATTGCAGAAAAGAACCAGTTCATCGCCGCGATAAGCCATGACTTGCGTCAGCCGCTCACCACGCTCGGCCTGAAGTTGAATTATCTTGGGCGAAACGTTGAATCGGCCCGGCTGGCCGAGGACGTCTCGATTGCGCAAAGACAGGTGGCTGCAATGGAAGGCATGATCAACGGCGCACTGGATATCAGCCGCCTCGAGTCCGGCACCTGGAATGTTGAAATTCAGGACGTGGTGCTACCTTCCCTTTTACTCGACATCGTTGTGGATATGCAGCCGCTGGCCGATGCCAAGGGGTTGAAGTTGGGATTCCATAGCCGCCCCTGTCTGGTCCGTACGGATCGACATGCACTGGACAGGATCGTTCGGAATATGGTGATCAATGCGGTCCGCTACACGCCTTCCGAACAGGGAGGAAAGAAAGGACATGTTCTGGTGAGCTGCCAAAGGCGTGGCAACCACATGAAGATAAGCGTGTGGGACAACGGGATCGGTATCCCTGAAGACAGACAGGCGGATATCTTCAAAAGCTATGTACAGGTCGACAACCCCGAGAGAAATCGTGAGAAAGGATTCGGGTTGGGTCTGTCGATTGTCCAGGGTCTCGCGAACCTTCTTGGTCACAAACTGGACGTGGACTCGACACCAGGGCGGGGATCGCGTTTTTCCGTCACCGTCCCCTTCATAGGGCTCGTACCGCCAGAATTGCACGAGGTTCAAACGGCTGAAAGCGACGACCCGGACCTGACCAATATGGTCGTTGTGATCATCGAGGACGATAGCGATTTGAGAATCGAAATATCGATGCGCCTGATCGAGCGGGGATGCTATGTCGTGGCCGGCGAATCATCGCACGACGTCATCACGCAGTTGCGCATTGAGGCTTTGGCAAGTGACCCGCACTTCATCCTGTCCGACTACCGGCTGGAACACGAGAACGGTATTGCTGCAATTGCGGCAGTCCGTACCGCTATCGACTCATCGATTCCTGCGATCCTGTGGTCGGGAGACACCTCGTCAGTGGTGCTCAAAAAAGTCGCCGCCAGCGGAATGCAATTTTTGTCGAAGCCGGTTTCGGAGCGGAGCCTGTTGACCATACTGGCGAAACACAAGCCAAAGGCGTTGACCGAACACGGGTAA
- a CDS encoding LuxR C-terminal-related transcriptional regulator: MKILWVDDHEILCVALSEYVQTHASELGATPIEVTPVFTLASALEEVAKAPPPDLVFLDLNLDGDNRGATTLERFHAGNSSNVPVVICTGLALGNDHDVEILRMCMRDYAARGILLKGGAHKKMFIGLSRILGGELWIPEEVLLRFTCSTQAPSASLNQRHLGLSPREWDLARCIARGLSGKQIARELNVSEGHVRQVSCVIYDKLQVRNRVEAALRVNAELALGREAADKGLS; this comes from the coding sequence GTGAAAATCCTATGGGTCGATGATCACGAGATTCTTTGCGTAGCTCTCTCCGAATACGTCCAAACACACGCGTCGGAGTTGGGTGCGACTCCAATCGAAGTCACGCCCGTATTTACGCTTGCCAGCGCACTTGAAGAAGTAGCCAAGGCGCCTCCTCCTGACCTGGTATTCCTGGATCTTAATCTGGATGGCGATAATCGTGGCGCCACGACACTTGAACGTTTCCACGCCGGGAATTCATCCAATGTTCCCGTGGTCATCTGTACGGGACTCGCTCTTGGAAACGATCACGACGTTGAAATTTTGCGAATGTGCATGCGCGACTACGCCGCTCGAGGAATCCTTTTGAAAGGAGGCGCGCACAAAAAAATGTTCATTGGACTGAGCAGGATTTTAGGAGGTGAACTCTGGATTCCGGAAGAAGTCTTGCTGCGCTTTACCTGCTCGACGCAAGCGCCCTCAGCTAGCCTAAACCAGCGTCATCTTGGACTGTCTCCGCGAGAATGGGACTTGGCGCGTTGCATTGCACGTGGCCTCTCAGGAAAACAGATCGCAAGAGAGCTTAACGTCTCTGAGGGACATGTCCGACAGGTTTCCTGTGTTATTTACGACAAGCTACAAGTCAGAAACCGCGTTGAAGCTGCACTTAGAGTCAATGCCGAACTGGCCCTTGGAAGGGAGGCAGCAGATAAGGGACTGTCTTGA
- a CDS encoding protein-glutamine glutaminase family protein, giving the protein MPSESNASSGLDRLSQIRALTMQRQGDPAEPHELTVELETGDRATLDGADRRTPLYRQILILLQQVQHPVWLRLDGEGVIRSIRVPFVGKVLHLADNVDSVLVLLEGSILPYRLPRNSGHFDDWYGGLRRATETANRVIVAHDDGRIIDVQFPKSSHAPPADPPRLVPAWWTLMLRATSILRPPFFGCISSQQAAQMFGALTSLSCDPTAPSPTCIPFLLPKNLCNARCHAMCLVMKAKGYHPRVIWIRQSDHTFITARTLNDPSCMVTFPYHTAPVVCVRDPYVWMWQDMVFDPAFTSRPTPVSVWMAIFSRASPGVSKWEIVYTGQDDYYMQFPASGVSPGTESQFQFDLNIGQAELLKQTADSGPPPFNCP; this is encoded by the coding sequence ATGCCATCGGAATCAAACGCTTCTAGCGGCCTCGACCGTCTGTCGCAGATTCGAGCGCTCACGATGCAACGTCAAGGCGATCCGGCCGAGCCGCACGAGTTGACAGTCGAACTGGAAACAGGCGATCGCGCTACCCTTGACGGGGCCGACCGCAGAACCCCCCTTTATCGCCAGATCCTGATTTTGCTGCAGCAGGTTCAACATCCTGTCTGGCTCCGGCTTGACGGCGAAGGCGTTATCAGGAGCATTCGCGTGCCATTCGTCGGGAAGGTACTGCACCTTGCTGACAACGTCGACAGCGTGCTCGTCCTGCTCGAGGGATCGATACTACCGTACCGCCTACCTCGGAATTCAGGCCACTTCGACGACTGGTATGGCGGTCTGCGTCGTGCGACCGAAACGGCGAACCGCGTCATCGTCGCGCACGACGACGGCCGTATCATCGACGTGCAATTTCCCAAGAGCAGCCACGCCCCGCCCGCTGATCCGCCACGTCTCGTGCCCGCGTGGTGGACGCTAATGCTACGAGCAACCAGTATCCTGCGGCCACCGTTTTTTGGTTGTATAAGTTCCCAGCAGGCGGCCCAGATGTTCGGGGCGCTGACATCGCTGAGTTGCGACCCAACGGCCCCCTCGCCCACTTGTATCCCGTTCCTGCTGCCCAAGAACTTGTGCAATGCCCGTTGCCACGCCATGTGTCTCGTGATGAAGGCCAAGGGTTATCATCCCCGGGTGATTTGGATCAGGCAGTCAGACCACACGTTCATTACCGCGCGAACGCTAAACGATCCATCCTGCATGGTCACATTCCCATATCACACGGCGCCGGTCGTGTGCGTACGAGACCCGTACGTTTGGATGTGGCAGGACATGGTATTCGATCCCGCGTTCACGTCAAGGCCGACGCCCGTAAGCGTGTGGATGGCGATCTTTAGCCGCGCGTCACCGGGCGTTTCGAAATGGGAGATCGTCTACACCGGTCAAGACGACTATTACATGCAGTTTCCTGCGAGCGGAGTTTCGCCGGGTACCGAGTCTCAATTTCAGTTCGACCTTAACATCGGGCAGGCGGAGCTTTTGAAACAGACAGCCGATTCAGGCCCCCCTCCTTTCAACTGCCCATGA